The genome window GAGAATCAGAAACATGGAAGTATCACCTAATCTGACAGGAGTGTTTCAATCATCCAAATCAAGGGTTGACCGCCTATGAGATCCAGACCTATAAAACTGTATTGCCAATTCCCTTCCTTGTCAATTAAAATAAAAGAGGGGATTCTTTTAATCTGATACGCCTTCTTCACTTGCTGGTGCGAGTCAAGTAGAACGGGCCAGGGGGGTTGATATTGATCTAAAAACTCCCGAACTTTTTGCGGGGATTCACCACCACTGATGCTCCAGATGACGACATCATCGACTTTGCTAAATCGCTTGTAGACCACTTCGACTTCCGGAATCACGATGTTCCCCCCATACAACGAAACTCCAACATCGAGCAACACAACCTTACCAGACATCGCCGATAGTGTGTAGGTCTCGCCTTCCAAAGGCTCCAAACGAAAATCCGTCGCTTTCTTATTCCGTCTGTCCACGATGAGTTTCTGCCGAATTTTTTCGAAATCCGCCTCCTCTCGAATCCGGTATTCCACCTTCGTGTCTTTGAGGAATGCCTCAAGTGTATCGGTAGTTTCCTCGCGTTTCATTTGATGATAGAGGCGTTCCAAGCCCTTCCGACTTTCCATCCGAGGCATAGGCACAAAGTGTGGGTCGGCGAAGTCATAGTAATGTCTTACTTTCTCAAGGCGAGGCATCGGTGCAAAATATGCATCGGCGTAGTAACGCCGCGCTTTCTCATAGTCTCCCATTCCTTCCGCTGACCGTCCTAACATATAGAAGTAATTTATGGTATCCTCATTAAACCTTGCCCAGAGGGATTCCAAATAATCCGGTGCGTTCGCGACAAGCCCAGTATGCGCTTCTCTCCATCGTTCCTGCCGAAGGTAGATTTCACAACGTAAGCGCGAGATCTCCTTGCGTTCATCTTCTACAGATCCTTTGTTGTTTTCGACGAGCCACTCCTGTTCCTCTGCGTCCGCTAATCTGAGGTCAGCACGCTCTAAAACTTCCAACGCTTTGTCTAATCGATTGTTAAACTTCAGTCGATATTTAACCGCTGCGGTATAAGCCCAACCGAACCACTGCTGTGTCTCCTGGCAGTAAGAGAGATGTGTCTTCAAGCATCCGTCAATCAGTTCATCAATGTGGTCAGCGTTCGCCAGAGAGCGATCCGTCTCCGCCAACCGTAGCAAATCTTTATACGCTGACCAATACCAAGATAATACTGGGGCATCTGAGACAGTAAACTCATCAATGGCACGCCGGTAATAGTGCCATTTTTGGTGGACACTTTCGCTCCGTTCAGCTAATCCGAACAATGCGGCTTGGTAAACTTCGGTTTTGGGGTACCGTAATATCTTATCAAAGACACTGCTTGGGACATTCTTTTCACGACCCGGAAGCTCCATATATCCCCAGTAAACAGTGTTCAATAACTCCGGGGTTTCTGGGTGTTCCCGCAGCAAAGATTCGATTTCAGGAAGAATCTTCTTCTTTGCGTCCTCCGCTGAAAACGTTTCGACTATTCGTCTCCATTGAGAATGATACGTTTCCAAATCCACAATCAACACCTCCTGATTCGCCTGTAACCGCTTTCGCGCCCGATGAAGTCGACTCGTAATGGTGTTCA of Candidatus Poribacteria bacterium contains these proteins:
- a CDS encoding sigma-70 family RNA polymerase sigma factor; translated protein: MLQCFISQNAAFDYVFWRRRIYPNLFVRRTRVEREDDVQLIRKVLSGDDAAFNTLVQKYQSSIHAFVWRKIEDFHYAEEITQDTFLQAHEKLSTLRDPNQFAGWVYTIANRLCIAWMRKQRPAMQSLSDTSVKEIDNLTYERYVLEQRESEAMAHRYEIVENLLKKLPESERTVMTLYYLGEMTTKEIGKSLGVSVNTITSRLHRARKRLQANQEVLIVDLETYHSQWRRIVETFSAEDAKKKILPEIESLLREHPETPELLNTVYWGYMELPGREKNVPSSVFDKILRYPKTEVYQAALFGLAERSESVHQKWHYYRRAIDEFTVSDAPVLSWYWSAYKDLLRLAETDRSLANADHIDELIDGCLKTHLSYCQETQQWFGWAYTAAVKYRLKFNNRLDKALEVLERADLRLADAEEQEWLVENNKGSVEDERKEISRLRCEIYLRQERWREAHTGLVANAPDYLESLWARFNEDTINYFYMLGRSAEGMGDYEKARRYYADAYFAPMPRLEKVRHYYDFADPHFVPMPRMESRKGLERLYHQMKREETTDTLEAFLKDTKVEYRIREEADFEKIRQKLIVDRRNKKATDFRLEPLEGETYTLSAMSGKVVLLDVGVSLYGGNIVIPEVEVVYKRFSKVDDVVIWSISGGESPQKVREFLDQYQPPWPVLLDSHQQVKKAYQIKRIPSFILIDKEGNWQYSFIGLDLIGGQPLIWMIETLLSD